The Peribacillus simplex genome contains a region encoding:
- a CDS encoding histidine kinase N-terminal domain-containing protein — MVLSSEHKKYKNVLIQYLEENESVFLNEWNKTIKINEIDPYKDKIKENGYGMYSLVIQTFKEVLSEDVLIKLAYQVAKERLEANINIGDFLYNINLGRNIIIRNLFGADIPINYMQIFINDINLHFDTFSYHAVTRYTNLTNEVLEEKKSYISENHKDKLAVLGQISSSFVHEFRNPLTAIMGFNKLLKRENPGLKYLDIIDYELNQLNFRITQFLHTSKSDFNEEQREEISVLKLIEEIQELTYANIVDASVNVEIDVYPNFVMTASKDGLKQVFLNLFINSIDALKDKEHPRILRVNSLIEANERIIRISNNGPAIASELIESIFEPFVTTKELGTGIGLYVCKKIIENNAGYMNCVSNENLTTFSIHFPTVQNEFIRV; from the coding sequence ATGGTGTTGTCATCTGAACATAAGAAGTATAAAAATGTATTGATTCAATATTTGGAAGAAAATGAATCTGTGTTTTTAAATGAATGGAACAAGACTATTAAGATCAATGAAATAGACCCCTACAAAGATAAGATTAAAGAAAATGGTTATGGGATGTACTCACTGGTCATCCAAACGTTCAAGGAGGTATTGTCTGAAGATGTGCTGATAAAATTGGCATACCAGGTTGCAAAAGAGCGACTTGAAGCAAATATCAACATTGGGGATTTTCTATATAATATCAATTTGGGGAGAAATATCATAATCAGAAATCTTTTTGGGGCCGATATCCCAATTAATTATATGCAGATATTCATTAATGACATCAACTTGCACTTTGATACGTTCAGCTACCATGCAGTAACGAGATATACGAATCTTACAAATGAAGTGCTTGAGGAGAAAAAGTCTTATATTAGTGAAAACCACAAAGATAAATTAGCGGTACTGGGTCAGATATCATCAAGCTTTGTACATGAGTTCCGAAATCCTCTTACAGCTATCATGGGGTTCAATAAATTATTGAAAAGGGAGAACCCGGGCTTGAAATATTTAGATATCATTGATTATGAGTTAAACCAGTTGAATTTCAGGATAACCCAATTCCTTCATACCTCTAAATCAGATTTTAATGAGGAACAAAGAGAGGAAATTTCTGTGTTGAAGTTAATTGAAGAAATTCAAGAACTGACTTATGCCAATATTGTGGATGCCAGTGTTAATGTGGAAATAGATGTTTATCCAAACTTTGTCATGACAGCGAGCAAGGATGGGTTAAAACAAGTGTTCTTGAATCTGTTTATTAATTCCATTGATGCCTTAAAGGACAAGGAACATCCAAGAATTTTGAGGGTAAACTCTTTAATTGAGGCGAATGAAAGAATAATTAGAATTTCAAATAATGGACCGGCCATTGCCAGTGAATTGATCGAATCCATTTTTGAGCCCTTTGTCACAACGAAAGAGCTAGGAACGGGAATTGGATTATACGTATGTAAAAAGATCATTGAAAATAATGCTGGATATATGAATTGTGTCTCCAATGAAAATTTAACCACATTCAGTATCCATTTCCCCACAGTTCAGAACGAATTTATAAGGGTTTAA
- a CDS encoding sigma-54-dependent Fis family transcriptional regulator, with product MSVNINADKGTIPAFIQESWQRCISKGLQPSMMDKEDMLGAFELAEYHDRYAELLYHSSPILEEVYRSINGLESILLLAAPEGYIIETVGDPAFIRHADNVSLRKGANWLEESKGTNAIGTAIVEKNPVLIHGSQHFHQDNHFLTCAASPIYHPDGHLLGVLNLSSHQQNYHPFSISLVQRVADSIKQALLLSHTQKREKNLYFIYDSYPDPLITLDKEGKVTDLNLAASHVIGTMKKPVSNIISGTDPLVLEQRVSIKDQEFLVQTLSENMEHQSSVIVRLKKQKLIDGVTTNRYQFSDILSNDSQMNQTISIAKRAAALDISLLITGESGTGKELFAQSIHGGSLRSDKPFIAINCSAIPENLLESELFGYEKGAFTGAKSSGHKGKFEAADGGTLFLDEIGDMPLQAQATLLRVLQERCVTRVGGHASIPIDVRVIAATNKDLQKEIEAGEFRADLFFRLCGLSLKLPNLRSRKDLLLLAEYILAELPYKNEHTELTDEAKTFISEYSWPGNFRELQNVMGQAAFLADNGPITRDLLVALCPFSSIIHEEGANADHEPRNFQEQETQLIRNALERTNGNISNAAKQLDIGRNTLYRKMKKYGIKFQK from the coding sequence ATGTCTGTTAATATAAACGCGGATAAAGGAACCATACCGGCATTTATTCAAGAATCATGGCAGCGGTGCATTTCAAAGGGACTTCAGCCAAGCATGATGGATAAGGAAGATATGCTTGGTGCATTTGAGTTGGCCGAATACCACGATCGATATGCTGAACTCCTGTATCATTCTTCCCCCATTTTAGAGGAAGTTTATCGCTCGATTAATGGTTTGGAGTCCATTTTATTACTTGCTGCTCCTGAAGGATATATCATCGAAACAGTTGGGGATCCAGCTTTCATTCGCCATGCAGATAATGTTTCCCTAAGGAAAGGGGCCAATTGGCTAGAGGAATCAAAAGGAACAAATGCAATAGGAACAGCCATAGTAGAGAAAAATCCTGTATTGATTCATGGCAGTCAACACTTTCATCAGGATAACCATTTCCTCACTTGTGCCGCATCGCCCATTTATCACCCTGATGGGCATCTGCTTGGTGTTTTGAACTTAAGCAGCCATCAACAGAATTATCATCCTTTTTCCATTAGCTTAGTTCAAAGGGTGGCTGATAGCATCAAACAAGCACTCTTATTGTCCCATACACAAAAAAGGGAGAAAAACCTTTATTTTATATATGATTCATACCCTGATCCGTTAATTACCCTTGATAAAGAGGGGAAAGTTACAGATCTCAATTTAGCGGCGTCACATGTTATCGGCACAATGAAAAAACCGGTATCGAATATAATATCAGGAACAGACCCACTTGTTTTGGAACAGAGGGTTTCAATTAAAGACCAGGAATTTTTGGTGCAAACCCTTAGCGAAAATATGGAACATCAGTCATCCGTGATCGTTCGTTTAAAAAAACAAAAATTGATTGATGGTGTAACAACTAATCGTTATCAATTTTCAGATATACTAAGTAACGATTCGCAAATGAATCAAACCATATCCATTGCCAAAAGAGCTGCAGCGCTTGATATCAGCCTGCTAATCACAGGAGAAAGCGGAACGGGAAAAGAACTGTTCGCTCAATCCATTCATGGGGGTAGCTTAAGAAGTGATAAGCCATTCATCGCCATCAATTGCAGCGCAATTCCCGAAAATTTATTGGAAAGTGAGTTGTTTGGGTATGAAAAGGGTGCCTTTACTGGCGCAAAAAGTAGCGGGCATAAGGGGAAGTTCGAAGCTGCGGATGGCGGAACCCTTTTTTTGGATGAAATCGGGGACATGCCGCTTCAAGCTCAAGCGACTTTGCTTCGTGTGCTTCAGGAACGATGTGTGACGCGTGTAGGCGGACATGCTTCCATTCCAATCGATGTAAGGGTCATTGCCGCCACCAACAAAGACTTACAAAAAGAAATTGAAGCTGGAGAATTCCGTGCAGACCTATTTTTCCGCCTTTGTGGATTATCTTTAAAACTACCAAATCTGAGGAGTCGCAAAGATTTATTGCTGTTAGCAGAATACATTTTAGCGGAATTACCTTATAAGAATGAACATACCGAGCTAACTGACGAAGCTAAAACATTCATTTCGGAATATTCATGGCCAGGAAACTTCCGTGAATTGCAAAACGTAATGGGACAGGCTGCATTCCTTGCTGATAATGGCCCAATTACAAGGGACTTGCTTGTGGCACTTTGTCCTTTTTCTTCCATTATACATGAGGAAGGGGCAAACGCCGATCATGAACCAAGAAACTTTCAAGAACAAGAAACCCAACTGATCAGAAATGCGTTGGAACGAACAAATGGAAATATCAGTAACGCCGCGAAACAACTCGATATCGGCCGAAATACGCTTTATAGAAAAATGAAAAAATATGGAATCAAATTTCAAAAGTAA